In Chanodichthys erythropterus isolate Z2021 chromosome 9, ASM2448905v1, whole genome shotgun sequence, a genomic segment contains:
- the LOC137026538 gene encoding zinc-alpha-2-glycoprotein-like: protein MLKLAYLLPCLTVVNAGSHSLMALGTYIVGQTLFPEFSVVLMLDDLQIGYYDSVTWKPVYRSNSDSKYYDEEKSDAGVIFKDMYNDMKTFYVKNRLNITDGVHVHQRLAGCELLNDDKPGQIYFWDAFDGQNMEEIIYDLEKKDIQMKKTWIPWDQMEQLQIKFLFENVYHPICIKVLRRYLNMEKNNVMRKVKPRVRLMRKTLTDSQGLQISCLATGFYPRHINLTLFRDDQLVDDDQITGGEILPNGDGTYQMRKSLVISVEEPCEGHKYNCTMKHLNLDNKLDIMFDVGECDPGSSSLSVVISVLVLMCVAVLIITALLYGGRRDVLLVNVLYSPVHYI from the exons ATGCTCAAGCTTGCATATCTGTTGCCATGCTTGACAGTCGTCAATGCAG GTTCTCACTCACTGATGGCTTTGGGAACATATATAGTTGGACAGACACTATTTCCAGAGTTCAGTGTTGTGCTGATGTTGGATGATCTGCAAATAGGATATTATGACTCTGTCACATGGAAACCTGTCTATCGCTCTAACAGTGATTCAAAATACTATGATGAAGAGAAAAGTGATGCTGGTGTCATATTTAAGGACATGTATAATGAcatgaaaactttttatgttaAGAATCGCCTAAATATCACAGATG GTGTACATGTTCATCAGAGACTTGCTGGATGTGAACTGTTGAATGATGATAAACCAGGTCAAATTTATTTCTGGGATGcttttgatggacaaaatatGGAGGAGATTATCTATGACCTGGAAAAAAAAGATATCCAAATGAAAAAGACATGGATACCATGGGACCAAATGGAACAacttcaaataaagtttttatttgaaaatgtttatCATCCTATTTGCATTAAAGTTTTGCGGAGGTACCTGAATATGGAAAAGAACAATGTGATGAGAAAAG TGAAACCCAGAGTCAGACTCATGAGGAAGACACTCACGGACTCTCAAGGGCTTCAGATCAGCTGTCTGGCCACTGGTTTTTACCCCCGTCACATTAACCTGACTCTGTTCAGAGATGATCAGCTTGTGGATGATGATCAGATCACAGGAGGAGAGATTCTTCCCAACGGAGATGGAACTTACCAGATGAGGAAGAGTTTGGTGATCAGTGTAGAAGAACCATGTGAGGGACACAAATACAACTGTACAATGAAGCACCTCAATCTGGACAACAAACTGGACATTATGTTTG ATGTGGGTGAATGTGACCCAGGATCATCCTCTCTGTCTGTAGTTATCAGTGTGCTGGTGTTAATGTGTGTGGCTGTTCTCATCATAACTGCATTATTATATGGAGGAAGAAGAGATGTGCTGCTGGTAAATGTTCTGTACAGCCCAGTTCATTATATCTAA